In uncultured Bacteroides sp., the following proteins share a genomic window:
- a CDS encoding glycosyltransferase has product MLSILIPTYNYECLGLVEELHRQAQTLSFPIEILVADDGSKEELKRNNRKINKLSNCMFIELKENVGRARIRNFLSEKARYDLLLFIDSDAGLISNFFLQDYVSAIQNNEVVCGGLLYDRPLPSEIFSLRYYYGISTEERSAKARNLHPYAQFSSFSFLIRKKTFRQILFDESFSGYGHEDTAFGIELEKRGIKIKHISNPLYHLGLEKNEDFLQKTEMSIENLYRSSAKLEESVRLLQTYNKVRKYKFQKPLAFLFRKTRGILKRDLKSSHPSMKLFAFYKLGYLCNIKQNN; this is encoded by the coding sequence ATGTTATCCATTCTCATTCCTACTTATAATTATGAATGTTTAGGGCTGGTTGAAGAACTTCATCGCCAGGCACAGACATTATCATTTCCCATTGAAATCCTAGTCGCTGATGATGGTTCTAAGGAAGAACTTAAACGCAATAACAGAAAGATAAACAAACTGAGTAACTGTATGTTCATTGAACTCAAAGAAAATGTTGGGCGTGCCAGGATCCGTAATTTTTTATCTGAAAAGGCCAGATACGACCTCCTTCTGTTTATTGATAGCGATGCAGGACTTATCAGCAACTTTTTTCTACAGGATTATGTTTCGGCTATTCAAAATAACGAAGTGGTGTGTGGAGGATTATTGTATGACCGCCCCTTACCTTCTGAAATATTCAGTCTACGTTACTATTATGGAATTTCTACAGAAGAACGTTCTGCGAAAGCTCGTAATCTCCATCCATATGCACAATTTTCTTCATTCAGCTTCCTGATAAGAAAAAAAACTTTCAGGCAGATTCTATTCGATGAGTCATTTTCAGGATATGGTCATGAGGACACAGCATTCGGCATTGAACTGGAAAAGCGAGGGATAAAAATAAAACATATTAGTAACCCACTTTATCACTTAGGACTGGAAAAGAATGAAGATTTCCTGCAGAAGACCGAAATGAGTATAGAAAATCTTTATCGCTCTTCAGCCAAACTGGAAGAATCTGTCCGTTTACTACAAACTTACAATAAAGTGAGAAAATATAAATTTCAGAAGCCACTGGCATTCCTTTTCAGAAAAACCAGAGGTATTCTGAAAAGGGACCTGAAAAGTTCTCACCCAAGTATGAAACTTTTTGCTTTTTATAAATTAGGTTATCTGTGCAACATTAAACAAAACAATTGA
- the pstC gene encoding phosphate ABC transporter permease subunit PstC, whose product MKKFFERIIEGILTCSGFVTSITILLIIVFLFSEAFGLFGSKAIEDGYVLAFNKQNKVTELSPIQTKKVFDGEITNWSQVGGSNTPITVFRLENLTDYYTEEELGPEYAYAGAKIAELINKNPGMIGFIPDTYLDKKFQGHIMKDKTISIKDVVGGTEWFPTATPAPLFGILPLITGTLWVSFFAILFALPFGLSVSIYMSEVSSHRVRDILKPIIELLSGIPSVVYGFFGLIVIVPLIQKIFHLPVGESGLAGSIVLAIMALPTIITVSEDAMRNCPRAMREASLALGASKWQTIYKVVIPYSISGITSGVVLGIGRAIGETMAVLMVTGNAAVIPHTILEPLRTIPATIAAELGEAPAGGAHYQALFLLGVVLFFITLIINFSVEFISSRQK is encoded by the coding sequence ATGAAAAAATTTTTTGAACGAATAATTGAAGGTATTCTTACTTGTAGTGGTTTCGTAACAAGCATTACGATCCTGCTTATTATTGTTTTTCTTTTCAGTGAAGCATTTGGACTGTTTGGCAGTAAGGCTATAGAAGATGGATATGTACTTGCATTTAATAAACAGAACAAAGTAACAGAACTTTCTCCGATTCAAACTAAAAAGGTGTTTGACGGAGAAATAACCAACTGGTCGCAGGTGGGCGGATCAAATACTCCGATTACAGTTTTCCGACTCGAGAATCTTACGGATTATTACACAGAAGAAGAACTAGGACCCGAATATGCTTATGCAGGGGCCAAGATTGCCGAGTTAATTAATAAGAATCCGGGAATGATTGGTTTTATTCCTGATACTTACCTTGATAAGAAATTTCAGGGGCATATAATGAAGGATAAAACAATCTCAATCAAAGATGTTGTGGGCGGAACAGAATGGTTTCCTACAGCAACGCCTGCTCCGCTATTTGGAATACTTCCCCTTATAACCGGTACGCTTTGGGTTAGTTTTTTTGCTATATTATTTGCTCTTCCGTTCGGTTTATCTGTATCAATTTACATGAGCGAAGTCTCTAGTCACCGGGTAAGGGATATCTTGAAACCTATAATCGAGTTATTGAGCGGAATACCGTCCGTAGTTTATGGTTTTTTCGGCTTGATTGTAATAGTTCCGCTTATTCAGAAAATATTTCATCTTCCGGTAGGAGAGTCCGGACTTGCAGGTAGTATCGTGCTTGCTATTATGGCATTGCCTACTATCATTACGGTGAGTGAAGACGCCATGAGAAATTGCCCCCGTGCAATGAGAGAAGCGAGCCTGGCTTTAGGAGCATCTAAGTGGCAGACTATCTATAAGGTTGTTATACCTTATTCAATCTCGGGAATAACTTCAGGTGTGGTTCTTGGAATAGGACGCGCCATTGGTGAAACAATGGCTGTGCTTATGGTTACCGGTAATGCGGCAGTGATTCCTCATACAATTCTTGAACCACTTCGTACCATTCCTGCCACCATTGCAGCAGAACTTGGCGAAGCACCCGCAGGAGGGGCACACTATCAAGCGTTGTTCCTGTTAGGTGTTGTGTTGTTTTTCATCACACTCATTATCAATTTTAGTGTAGAATTCATAAGTAGTAGACAGAAATAA
- the pstA gene encoding phosphate ABC transporter permease PstA: MEKNKFPQSYERRKRRSQKIAFGIFSFFSYSIVAILFAILGFIVYKGVGVINWNFITSEPSEGMTAGGIWPAIVGTFYLMFGSALFAFPVGVMSGIYMNEYAPKGKIVRFIRVMTNNLSGIPSIVFGLFGMTLFVNYLGFGDSILAGSLTLGLLCVPLVIRTTEEALKAIPDTFREGSRALGASKLQTIWKVILPISTPNIITGLILALGRVSGETAPILFTCAAYFLPKIPTSIFDQCMALPYHLYVISTSGTNMEAQLPIAYGTALVLIVIILIVNLIANALRKYFSKKVKMN; encoded by the coding sequence ATGGAAAAGAATAAATTTCCCCAATCCTATGAACGGCGCAAACGTCGTTCTCAGAAAATAGCTTTTGGTATTTTCTCTTTCTTTAGCTACAGCATTGTGGCCATTCTCTTTGCAATCCTGGGTTTTATTGTTTATAAAGGTGTAGGAGTTATAAATTGGAATTTTATTACCTCTGAACCTTCAGAAGGGATGACTGCAGGGGGAATCTGGCCCGCCATCGTCGGAACGTTTTATCTGATGTTTGGTAGTGCGCTCTTTGCATTCCCTGTTGGAGTGATGAGTGGAATCTACATGAATGAATATGCTCCGAAAGGCAAGATAGTTCGTTTTATCCGTGTGATGACAAATAACCTTAGCGGTATCCCATCTATTGTATTCGGTCTTTTCGGTATGACACTTTTTGTAAATTATCTCGGTTTTGGCGATAGCATCCTGGCTGGATCACTTACATTGGGATTGCTCTGCGTACCATTGGTTATCCGAACAACAGAGGAAGCCTTGAAAGCTATTCCGGATACTTTCCGTGAGGGCAGTCGTGCGCTAGGAGCCTCAAAGTTACAAACTATCTGGAAGGTTATTCTTCCTATCAGTACACCAAACATCATTACAGGATTAATTCTGGCACTCGGACGTGTTTCCGGAGAAACAGCTCCAATCCTTTTCACTTGTGCGGCATACTTCCTTCCCAAAATTCCTACAAGCATATTTGATCAATGTATGGCGTTGCCATATCATCTTTACGTAATATCTACCAGTGGAACCAATATGGAAGCGCAGTTGCCCATTGCTTATGGCACTGCATTAGTTCTGATCGTTATTATTTTAATAGTGAATCTCATTGCTAATGCTCTAAGAAAATATTTCTCCAAAAAAGTAAAAATGAACTAA
- the phoU gene encoding phosphate signaling complex protein PhoU — protein MVKFIESELGQLKKEVDEMWTLVYNQLDRASEAVLTLNKELAQQVIVREKRVNAFELKIDSDVEDIIALYNPVAVDLRFVLAMLKINTDLERLGDFAEGIARFVIKCNEPALDPELLKELRLEEIFIQVLSMLETAKQALNDESLELATSVFAKDNLVDEINGEVSGKLVDYISKNPDSLLLCLNLVSVFRKLERSGDHINNLAEEIVFYIDAKVLKHQGKIDEGYPQ, from the coding sequence ATGGTAAAGTTTATAGAATCAGAGCTCGGACAGCTGAAAAAAGAAGTGGACGAAATGTGGACTTTAGTCTATAATCAATTAGACAGAGCCTCAGAAGCAGTGCTTACTCTCAATAAAGAGCTGGCACAGCAAGTTATTGTTAGAGAAAAGCGTGTAAATGCTTTCGAACTTAAAATAGATAGTGATGTAGAGGATATAATTGCGCTATACAATCCCGTAGCTGTGGATTTGCGTTTTGTTCTTGCTATGTTGAAAATAAACACGGATCTGGAACGTCTTGGCGACTTTGCCGAAGGCATAGCTCGTTTTGTTATAAAATGTAATGAGCCTGCTCTTGATCCCGAACTTTTAAAGGAACTTCGTCTGGAAGAAATATTCATTCAGGTTCTCTCAATGCTTGAAACAGCTAAGCAGGCACTGAATGATGAAAGTCTTGAATTAGCCACATCGGTATTTGCCAAAGATAACCTGGTTGACGAAATTAACGGTGAAGTATCTGGCAAATTAGTAGATTATATCAGTAAGAATCCAGATAGTTTGCTTTTATGTTTGAATTTGGTTAGTGTGTTCCGTAAACTGGAGCGATCAGGAGATCACATTAATAACCTAGCTGAAGAAATTGTTTTCTATATTGATGCCAAAGTATTAAAGCATCAAGGAAAAATAGATGAAGGTTATCCTCAATAA
- a CDS encoding replication-associated recombination protein A: MAQPLAERLRPKSLDDYIGQKHLVGEGAILRKMIDAGRISSFILWGPPGVGKTTLAQIIANKLETPFYTLSAVSSGVKDVREVIEKAKSTRFFSQASPILFIDEIHRFSKSQQDSLLGAVEHGTVTLIGATTENPSFEVIRPLLSRCQLYVLKSLEKEDLLELLQRALTEDSILKSKNIELRETDAMLRYSGGDARKLLNILELVVESDSEDPIVITDEKVTERLQQNPLAYDKDGEMHYDIISAFIKSIRGSDPDGAIYWLARMVEGGEDPAFIARRLVISASEDIGLANPNALLLANACFDTLMKIGWPEGRIPLAETTIYLATSPKSNSAYLAINDALELVQNTGNLPVPLHLRNAPTKLMKQLGYGNDYKYAHNYKDNFVKQQFLPNELNTKSIWHPQDNAAEAKLKEHMKRLWGDRYNE; this comes from the coding sequence ATGGCACAACCATTAGCAGAAAGACTTCGGCCAAAGTCGCTCGACGATTATATTGGTCAGAAACATTTAGTGGGAGAAGGAGCAATCTTGCGTAAGATGATAGACGCAGGACGCATTTCGTCATTCATTCTTTGGGGACCTCCCGGAGTGGGAAAAACAACTCTTGCTCAGATTATAGCAAATAAACTTGAAACTCCCTTTTATACATTAAGTGCAGTCAGCTCTGGCGTTAAAGATGTTCGCGAGGTAATTGAGAAAGCAAAAAGTACCCGTTTCTTCTCACAAGCAAGTCCCATCCTTTTTATTGATGAAATTCACCGGTTTAGTAAGTCGCAGCAAGATTCCCTACTGGGTGCTGTAGAACATGGAACGGTAACGCTTATTGGCGCAACCACCGAGAATCCTTCGTTTGAAGTGATTCGGCCGCTACTTTCCCGCTGTCAGCTCTATGTTCTTAAGTCGCTTGAAAAGGAAGACTTACTGGAACTTTTACAACGTGCGCTGACAGAAGATTCAATTCTTAAAAGTAAAAACATAGAGCTCCGTGAAACCGATGCCATGCTTCGGTATTCAGGTGGAGATGCACGTAAACTGCTCAATATACTAGAACTTGTAGTTGAATCGGATAGTGAAGATCCAATTGTGATTACCGATGAAAAGGTTACTGAAAGACTTCAGCAAAATCCGTTGGCATACGATAAGGATGGAGAAATGCATTACGACATAATCTCAGCCTTTATTAAAAGTATTCGTGGAAGTGATCCCGATGGAGCTATTTATTGGTTGGCCCGTATGGTTGAGGGTGGGGAAGATCCTGCCTTTATTGCACGCCGACTGGTAATTTCAGCTTCAGAAGATATTGGCTTGGCAAATCCAAATGCTCTGTTGCTGGCCAATGCCTGTTTTGACACACTGATGAAGATTGGATGGCCCGAAGGAAGAATCCCTTTGGCAGAAACAACCATTTATCTGGCTACCAGTCCAAAAAGTAATTCGGCTTACCTTGCTATTAATGATGCTCTGGAATTAGTGCAGAATACAGGAAATCTTCCTGTTCCTTTGCACTTACGCAATGCCCCTACAAAGTTGATGAAACAACTGGGCTATGGCAATGACTATAAATATGCCCATAATTACAAAGACAACTTTGTGAAACAACAATTCCTTCCTAATGAGTTGAATACCAAATCAATCTGGCATCCGCAGGATAATGCTGCTGAGGCTAAACTGAAAGAACATATGAAGCGACTTTGGGGAGATCGTTATAATGAATAA
- a CDS encoding PstS family phosphate ABC transporter substrate-binding protein yields the protein MKKSTVLLFLSLLFSIGSLHAQKIKGSDTVLPISQEEAESYMNKKPGTKVTVTGGGSGVGFSALIDGTCDIAMASRTIKFGEKMKLKTKKQAFTEVKIAYDALAVVINPSNTVSKLTREQLEGIFTGTITNWKQVGGKDLKIVVYSRETSSGTYEFFKEHVLKNKNYMKNVLSMPATGAIIQSVSQTKGAIGYVGLAYVSKRVKAVAVSYDGKKYATPSLENAAKKLYPIVRPLFYYYNNKDKNKVSPFIQYVLSPEGQNLIKKGGYIPIRLI from the coding sequence ATGAAAAAATCAACAGTACTTTTATTCTTATCACTTTTGTTTAGCATTGGGTCTTTACACGCTCAGAAAATTAAAGGTAGCGACACTGTTCTTCCTATATCACAGGAAGAAGCAGAAAGCTATATGAACAAAAAGCCCGGAACTAAAGTAACCGTTACTGGTGGAGGAAGCGGCGTAGGATTCTCTGCCTTGATTGACGGAACCTGTGATATTGCAATGGCTTCACGAACTATCAAATTTGGTGAGAAAATGAAGCTTAAAACAAAAAAGCAAGCCTTTACGGAAGTAAAGATTGCCTACGATGCATTGGCCGTAGTTATTAATCCATCCAACACTGTAAGCAAACTCACACGCGAACAATTAGAAGGTATCTTTACCGGAACAATTACTAATTGGAAACAAGTAGGCGGTAAAGACCTGAAGATTGTAGTGTACTCTCGAGAAACATCATCTGGAACATACGAGTTCTTCAAGGAGCATGTTCTTAAAAACAAGAATTATATGAAGAACGTCCTTTCAATGCCTGCAACAGGAGCAATTATTCAATCTGTTAGTCAGACAAAAGGTGCAATAGGATACGTTGGTCTGGCTTATGTAAGTAAAAGAGTTAAAGCAGTTGCTGTATCATACGATGGCAAAAAATATGCAACTCCTAGTCTGGAGAATGCCGCAAAGAAACTTTATCCTATCGTAAGACCGCTGTTCTATTACTATAATAACAAGGATAAAAACAAAGTATCGCCGTTTATTCAGTATGTTTTATCCCCTGAAGGACAGAATCTGATAAAAAAGGGTGGATATATTCCTATTAGATTAATATAA
- a CDS encoding DUF5686 family protein, giving the protein MKQRYIKFVLGLIFIAVSLTTSAHFAGNEHNVSSDVSSSLTGVVRDSLTNEPIPYASISYEGRGVGSISDLNGAYRITTRKGWNEVTFTAVGYRKKTIKFVPGVTQKLNVKLQPSDVQLKEIVVKPKKEKYSRKNNPAVELMRKVIANKSNQRLEENDFYQYDKYQKMTTSLNNVNPDNFDKGIYKKMPFLVNQVEPCIETNKLILPFSVEETASQKVFRKNPKDEKTLIKGMNSSGISELFSTGDAMGAILKDIFADVNIYDDDIRLLTSRFISPISSKSAISFYKYYIMDTIKVDRDSCIHLTFVPNNSQDFGFTGHLYILKDSTYAVKKCTMNLPKKTGVNFVDNLDIIQSYEQLPNGQWVLKDDDMIVELTVVKGQLQVRRTTRYSNYAFKEVSPKVFKLKGPVVKDVDAMMKDENFWKDIRPVPLTDKENGMDMFIKHLEEMPGFKYAIIGLKALIENFVETGSKDHPSKFDFGPMNTIIGSNSIEGLRLRLSGQTTAKLFPQLFFSGYYAYGFKDNKSKYKGTVEYTFDKKEFLAREFPKHSVSFSYMYDVMSPMDKFLKTDKDNMFVGLKTTTVDQMSYVRDVSAKYERETMSGFSVAMSVKNRNDQPAGNLFYIKNDAAHTSVHDMTTTEASLQLRYAPGETFINTKERRMPINFDAPVFTLSHTMGVKDILGGDYKFNFTEAGIYKRFWLSSWGRLDAYVKAGKQWDKVPFPLLIMPAANLSYITQRETFNLINNMEFLNDKYASLDLTYDMNGRIFNRIPLIKQFKWREVFKFKTLYGSLSDKNNPDKSDGLFLFPTRNGQTTSFAMGKDPYMEFSVGIYNIFKILHVEYTRRLNYLDHPGINKDGIRIAMMLNF; this is encoded by the coding sequence ATGAAACAACGATATATCAAATTCGTTCTCGGATTAATTTTTATTGCCGTTTCTCTTACTACCTCAGCACATTTTGCTGGGAATGAACATAATGTTTCTTCTGATGTTTCATCATCTTTAACAGGAGTTGTTCGAGATTCTTTGACTAATGAGCCAATTCCTTATGCCTCAATTTCTTATGAAGGTAGAGGAGTGGGTAGTATTTCAGATCTTAATGGAGCTTATCGTATTACTACGCGTAAAGGTTGGAATGAAGTTACCTTTACTGCAGTGGGATATAGAAAGAAAACTATAAAGTTTGTTCCCGGAGTTACCCAAAAACTTAATGTGAAGTTACAGCCTAGTGATGTACAATTGAAAGAAATTGTAGTTAAGCCTAAAAAAGAGAAATATTCCCGTAAAAATAATCCTGCTGTGGAACTTATGCGCAAAGTAATAGCAAATAAGTCGAACCAAAGATTGGAGGAGAATGATTTTTATCAATATGATAAATATCAGAAGATGACAACCTCGCTCAACAATGTGAATCCGGATAACTTTGATAAGGGAATTTATAAGAAGATGCCTTTTCTGGTTAATCAGGTAGAACCGTGTATAGAGACAAACAAGCTTATTCTTCCTTTCTCTGTTGAAGAAACAGCTTCTCAGAAAGTATTTCGTAAGAATCCAAAGGATGAAAAAACTTTGATAAAGGGGATGAATTCATCCGGAATAAGTGAGCTTTTCTCGACTGGAGATGCGATGGGAGCAATTCTCAAGGATATTTTTGCTGACGTGAACATTTATGATGATGATATTCGCCTGTTAACGAGTCGTTTTATAAGTCCAATATCTTCAAAATCCGCAATCTCTTTCTATAAATATTATATCATGGATACAATTAAGGTTGACAGAGACTCTTGTATCCATCTTACATTTGTGCCCAATAATTCTCAGGACTTTGGATTTACCGGACATTTATATATTTTGAAGGACTCTACTTATGCCGTGAAGAAATGTACGATGAATCTTCCGAAGAAAACGGGGGTTAATTTCGTTGACAATCTTGATATAATCCAGTCTTATGAGCAACTTCCAAACGGACAGTGGGTGCTAAAAGATGATGATATGATTGTGGAACTTACTGTGGTCAAAGGCCAGCTTCAGGTCAGGCGAACAACAAGATATAGCAACTATGCCTTTAAAGAGGTCTCTCCGAAAGTGTTTAAGCTAAAGGGACCTGTTGTTAAAGATGTAGATGCCATGATGAAAGATGAAAACTTCTGGAAAGATATCAGGCCAGTTCCACTTACAGATAAGGAAAATGGAATGGATATGTTTATCAAGCACCTTGAAGAAATGCCTGGATTTAAGTATGCAATCATTGGTCTGAAAGCCTTGATTGAAAACTTTGTTGAAACTGGAAGCAAGGACCATCCTAGTAAATTTGATTTTGGACCGATGAATACCATTATTGGTAGTAATTCTATAGAAGGGCTTCGTTTGAGACTTAGTGGACAGACCACTGCCAAACTATTTCCACAGCTTTTCTTTAGTGGATATTATGCATATGGATTTAAAGATAACAAATCAAAATATAAAGGAACGGTAGAATATACATTTGATAAGAAAGAATTTTTGGCAAGAGAGTTTCCGAAACACTCAGTTTCTTTCTCTTATATGTATGATGTAATGTCACCAATGGATAAATTTCTGAAGACAGATAAGGATAATATGTTTGTGGGACTAAAAACCACGACTGTAGATCAGATGTCATACGTGCGTGATGTTTCTGCAAAATATGAGAGGGAAACAATGTCGGGCTTTTCAGTTGCAATGTCTGTAAAAAATCGTAATGACCAACCTGCTGGTAATCTTTTCTATATTAAGAATGATGCAGCCCATACGAGTGTTCATGATATGACTACAACTGAGGCTTCATTACAGTTGAGATATGCACCTGGTGAAACCTTCATTAATACTAAAGAAAGGAGAATGCCAATTAACTTTGATGCACCTGTTTTCACTCTTTCTCATACGATGGGTGTAAAAGATATATTGGGTGGAGATTATAAATTCAACTTTACAGAAGCTGGAATTTATAAAAGATTCTGGCTCTCTTCCTGGGGAAGACTGGATGCTTATGTAAAAGCAGGAAAGCAATGGGATAAGGTTCCTTTCCCTTTACTGATTATGCCTGCAGCCAATCTTTCTTATATCACACAAAGGGAGACATTTAACCTGATCAACAATATGGAATTCCTGAACGATAAGTATGCTTCGCTTGATCTTACTTATGATATGAATGGAAGAATTTTTAATCGTATACCGCTTATCAAACAATTCAAATGGAGAGAGGTGTTTAAGTTTAAAACGTTATATGGAAGTCTGAGTGATAAGAATAATCCCGATAAGAGCGATGGTTTGTTCCTTTTCCCAACCCGTAACGGACAAACAACCAGCTTTGCTATGGGTAAAGATCCTTATATGGAATTTAGTGTGGGTATTTATAACATCTTTAAGATACTTCACGTAGAGTATACCCGCCGTTTGAATTATCTGGATCATCCGGGAATCAATAAAGACGGTATCCGTATTGCAATGATGCTCAACTTCTAA
- the pstB gene encoding phosphate ABC transporter ATP-binding protein PstB encodes MNKIDVKDVNFYYGDFQALKGINMQIKEKSVVAFIGPSGCGKSTFLRLFNRMNDLIPNTRMEGQILIDNDDIYAKGVPVDELRKNVGMVFQRPNPFPKTIFENVAYGLRVNGIKDNEFIRHRVEETLKGAALWNEVKDKLKESAFALSGGQQQRLCIARAMAVSPSILLMDEPASALDPISTSKVEELIHELKKDYTIVIVTHNMQQAARVSDRTAYFYLGEMIEFDDTKKIFTNPAQISTQNYITGRFG; translated from the coding sequence ATGAATAAAATTGATGTAAAGGACGTAAATTTCTATTATGGCGATTTTCAAGCATTGAAAGGAATTAATATGCAGATAAAAGAAAAGTCTGTAGTTGCCTTTATCGGACCTTCCGGTTGTGGTAAGTCTACCTTTCTTCGTCTATTTAACAGAATGAACGACTTGATACCTAATACAAGAATGGAAGGGCAAATCCTTATCGATAACGACGATATTTATGCTAAAGGAGTTCCTGTAGATGAATTAAGAAAGAATGTGGGAATGGTATTCCAGCGTCCGAATCCTTTTCCGAAAACTATTTTTGAAAACGTAGCTTACGGCCTTCGGGTAAATGGAATAAAAGATAATGAGTTTATTCGTCATCGTGTAGAAGAAACGTTGAAAGGCGCTGCACTTTGGAATGAAGTAAAAGATAAACTAAAGGAATCAGCTTTTGCTCTTTCCGGTGGTCAGCAACAAAGACTTTGCATTGCACGTGCCATGGCAGTTTCTCCATCTATTTTGCTAATGGATGAACCGGCTTCTGCTCTTGACCCTATTTCAACATCAAAAGTAGAGGAGCTAATTCATGAGTTGAAGAAAGATTATACAATTGTTATTGTTACTCACAATATGCAGCAGGCTGCCCGTGTCAGTGATAGAACAGCCTATTTTTATCTTGGCGAGATGATTGAATTTGATGATACAAAGAAAATATTCACTAATCCGGCTCAGATTTCTACTCAGAATTATATTACGGGACGTTTCGGATAA